A region of the Bacteroidales bacterium genome:
ATTAAAGAACCTGACTTTATTTTTAATGAGTTTTTTACGGTAATCTTCAAGCGGTTAAGATTAAATGAAGAAATAAATGAGGGAGTAAATGAGTTATATTTAACTATTATAAAAAATCCGGGATTAAGAGTTCCTGCTTTGTCTGAATAACTCAAAAACCTCAAAAAACCATAGAACGATGGGTTAAAGAACTTAAAAAAATAAATAGAATTGAATTTAGAGGAAACAGTAAAACAGGAGGCTACTATGCAATATAACTTAGAATTAATATTATGTAAAACTTTTCCCAATTCAATATATGTTTCTAAAGAAGGATTGGTTTTGCCATTATTAGGGAAATTAATATTGGGAATATTACTGATAATTTTGTTAACCTTACAATAAATAATATGCACAGAACACATGGTGATGGAACTTTTAACCTAGACCAATTCAGGGAAATTGGGAAAAATGTTGTTTTCGAAAAAGGTGTTATGATTTTTCACCCCGAAAATATTATCTTGGGTGATAACATTTATATCGGGCATCAGGCAATATTAAAATCATATTATAAAGGACTTATGACTATTGGAAATGGAACATGGATCGGACAACAATGTTTTTTTCATAGTGCGGGAAATATTACCATTGGAAAAAATGTCGGCATTGGTCCTTCTGTGAAAATCATAACTTCTTATCACTCAGAAGAAGGGAAGAAAAAACCCGTACTGCATAGTAAACTAATCTTTAAAGAAGTTATAATTGATGACGATGCTGACCTTGGAACCGGTTGTATTATTTTACCTGGGGTAAAAGTGGGGCAGGGAGCAATTGTCGGAGCAGGAGCCGTTGTAACCTCTGATGTAATGCCATATCATGTGGTTGCAGGTGTACCTGCAAAAACCCTATATATAAGAAAATAATATGAAAATCCTTTTAGTTTCCGCAATGTTTCCTCCAATACGAACAGGAACGTCGTTTTATTCACAAAATATTGCTCAAACTTTATACAATCATGGACATCATATTGTTGTTGCCACTGTAAAAAACACTGATGTTTTTGAGGATAACTGTTCTTTTCCGGTAATCAGGCTGAAGGCATGGCATATCAACTTAAAAAATTATTTCAAACATTTAAGGTTTAGCTCTGTATATATTTTTAATTATAAAAAGTTACTTCAAATTTCTATTGATAATGATATTGAAGCTGTACTATTGGTCAATCACTATCTAGACATTGCTTTCCCTGCAATTTATGTAACCAGAAAACTGAAAATATCATTATATATTTCCGTTGGCACCCAAATGCAATCACTAAATCCTATAAAAAACAAAATATTAAGAATTTTGGACAGGGTAATATGTGGAAGATTAATATTTCCTTTTTGCAAAAATATTATCTCTTGGGATACTGAAATTGAACGCTATATTAAAGAAGTGCAAAGAAAAAGTATTTCTGATAAATCTGTTATTATACCATTTGGTGTTAACGGGGATATTTCGCAATTCAACAATTATTTGCATAATTATTCCTTAACGGGGCAAATTATTGGTGTTGGTGCTATCATCAGCCAGCGTGATTATTTATTTCAGTTAAAGGTTTTTAAAGAATTACTGAACGATTTTCCTTCTTTAAAGTTAAAAATCATCGGACACATATATATTCAGTCTCCCATAAAACTTGCAGAAGAGTTGAACATCAGAGATAAGGTTGAATTTCTTGGAGAAATGCCTCATGAAATAGTTATTGATGAAATGAAGAAATCAGCTATACACTGGATGATGCTTTCAGGCAGTTATGTCGGGTTAGGCACAGCCACTATAGAAGCTATGTTGCTCGGCATTCCTTCTGTTTCTAATGCTCCCGAGACTCTTTTAGGAACACGATTATTGCATGATTTAGAAAATTATATTTTCATTGACGGGAATAATGATGTTTTAGCAGCAAAGAATAAAATCTGTAACATACTTTTAAATCAGGATTTAAGAAACAAAATAGGACAAGGGGGAAGAAGATTTGTTCAGGAAAATATGAATTGGGATAAAGTTGCTCATAAAATGATTGAATTATTCAGCAAGACAACTTCCTCTGCATTACCATAAATATTTAAAGATTAAAATATTCGGAATAAACAAATAAAACTTTATTATTTGTATTTTTTTGTTTTGAATTTAACCCCCAAGTATGTATATGTGTTGATTATTGTCATAAAGAACGAGTACAATATAAAAATATCGAAAGTTACAATATACCTGCTGTTAGTTGAAACGTTCGAAAAAACCGCTAACAAGATATTAATAAAATAAAAAGAAACAG
Encoded here:
- a CDS encoding acyltransferase, yielding MHRTHGDGTFNLDQFREIGKNVVFEKGVMIFHPENIILGDNIYIGHQAILKSYYKGLMTIGNGTWIGQQCFFHSAGNITIGKNVGIGPSVKIITSYHSEEGKKKPVLHSKLIFKEVIIDDDADLGTGCIILPGVKVGQGAIVGAGAVVTSDVMPYHVVAGVPAKTLYIRK
- a CDS encoding glycosyltransferase family 4 protein produces the protein MKILLVSAMFPPIRTGTSFYSQNIAQTLYNHGHHIVVATVKNTDVFEDNCSFPVIRLKAWHINLKNYFKHLRFSSVYIFNYKKLLQISIDNDIEAVLLVNHYLDIAFPAIYVTRKLKISLYISVGTQMQSLNPIKNKILRILDRVICGRLIFPFCKNIISWDTEIERYIKEVQRKSISDKSVIIPFGVNGDISQFNNYLHNYSLTGQIIGVGAIISQRDYLFQLKVFKELLNDFPSLKLKIIGHIYIQSPIKLAEELNIRDKVEFLGEMPHEIVIDEMKKSAIHWMMLSGSYVGLGTATIEAMLLGIPSVSNAPETLLGTRLLHDLENYIFIDGNNDVLAAKNKICNILLNQDLRNKIGQGGRRFVQENMNWDKVAHKMIELFSKTTSSALP